AAACATCGCCTTCCGATTCTTGGAAAGTGAGTACGTAGTTTTTGCCTAAAACAAAACTCACTTGTTCCGAAATGATGTTTTCTTCATCATCATCTTTATAATACAGCATTTTCAACACCACAAAAAGGTATTCGCCATAGTCGTCGAGTTTAGGGCGTTGGGAAATACTAACAATATCTTCAACCACTAAAGGGTGTAAATTAAAATGATTACCTAGAGATTCAATCGCATTCACGTGGTTTAATCCGTTGAGGTTCACCCATGTCACCGAATCGGAGTTTTTGAAGTTGTAACTCTCTTCAACCGATTTTAGTTCTTTTACAGTACAGTGGGTTGTATTGTAATCGAAGGCTTCAATAAAGAGTTTTTCTTTGGTTCGTTCTCCTGTGTATATAGCACTTCCAGGCGCTTGACCTAATTTTTTTTTAGAATGCTTTGTTCTCGTTTTTTTTGCCATGGAAAAGAAGGTAGCCTGTTTTAAAAAATATAATTAGCGTTGATTGCGTTGCCCGACCAAGTTAATGAATCTCTATGAATTAAACAGCATCACTATCATCTTCATGAATGTCAACAATAGCGTCTTTTTGAATTAGTGACACTGCCTTTTGAAGCATAAGGTTGTTAGGGTAAGTTACCAAGCTTCCGTTATCCAGTCGTAAATGCAATTGAAAGGCTCTAATATCTTCAATAATACCAGTTATCGGGAAATCTTTATCATGAATTTCTATTTTGTCACCCACTTTATAAGGAAAATTAAAAAACATAATGATACCCGAAGTGATATTACTAAGAATAGACCAAATGGCAAAAAGACCAATACCTATAACCGCAAAAATAGATGAAAATACAACCGCCAGTTCTTTAAATTCCGTTCCGAAAATTAGCGATTCGATTAAAAGACCTACCAATAAAAAATTGACCGTAACATAACGTTTCATTAAGCGAATTCGAGCATCGTTAATGCCATTTTTTCGAGCCACTTTAGTAATGGTGAAGTTGATGATGTACCTCAAAATTAGTAATGAAAAAATGACTATTGCCGATACAATAAGTTCGTTTTGATAAGTTTCATGGAAATTTACAAACATATAAAATTCGTGGTTTTTAGTTAATCAAAGATACAGTCTAAAAAAATGAATTAAGAATCTAAATGCAACGATTCTCTTAATTTTTCGTCTTTATTATGATTTAAATTCCAATAGGGCGATTTGATGGTTTTG
This genomic interval from Tamlana carrageenivorans contains the following:
- a CDS encoding mechanosensitive ion channel domain-containing protein encodes the protein MFVNFHETYQNELIVSAIVIFSLLILRYIINFTITKVARKNGINDARIRLMKRYVTVNFLLVGLLIESLIFGTEFKELAVVFSSIFAVIGIGLFAIWSILSNITSGIIMFFNFPYKVGDKIEIHDKDFPITGIIEDIRAFQLHLRLDNGSLVTYPNNLMLQKAVSLIQKDAIVDIHEDDSDAV